The genomic DNA GGGCGCTCCTTGAGGCTTAGCGCCCAGCAGCGGACCATGAGCTTGTAGATTTTGGATGGGCATCCGTCTGGAACGGGCAGCTTCAGCTTCCCTGTCTGCAGACCTAGAGGGGCAGAGAGTGGGTTTAAACCAAATTACAAACATGGACACACATGGTGGTtgactgaaaaatgttttttttttttttttttgagatcgCAACAAGAACATTTAATGGATATTCTTCCCTGGAGAACTGATTACATACCACCTCTCTGATGTACATCTAACTGAACATTCAAACAAATTCAATGACCAATAGTTTCAATTAGTCAGGAAAGACCTTGTCATCTTGTTCTTTGCGTGTGTGCCGAATCAGAACCTGGACAAAAAAATAAGCAACTGAGgtcgcctgggtagctcacctggtggagcgtgcGCCCCCATGTGCTCAGGCTCAGTCCTCGCTGCAGCGGCTGCaggtcattccccccctctctcccctttcatgtctaagctgccctatcaaataaaggcctaaaatgccaaaaaaaaaatatatatatatatacaagcaACTAAAGCATCATACTGACCTTCCAGCACCTCGTCATCACTGAGTTTGGTATATGGCATTTCCCCGTGACTGAACACTTCCCACATCAACACTCCAAAGGCCCACACGTCAGACTTGGTGGACTGGTCGTCTTCAAACACAGACTCTGCTGGGAGCCAGCGCAGCGGGATCCATGCCTGTCTGTAGTGGTAGTACTCACTACATACAGGTACACAAGAGAAACGACAAGGAGATGGAAACAACACAAATTAGCCAGATGAACAGATGTCTCAGAGTTTTAATCATGCCATTTAATGTAGTTGATGGTTTAAGTGGGTGACTGTTGTTTAATCTAACAGACCTGTTGTAGACGTCCTTGCTGAGGCTGAGTGACGACACTTTAATGCGCCTCTGACTGTTGATCAGGCAGTTTCGGGCGGCCAGGTCTTTGTGAACAAAGCGGTGATTGGACAGGTGCTCCATCCCATGAGCCACCTGGGCACAGATGGAAACCTGAAGGGGAGcagaaatatacagaacaagaaaaaCTGTCAAGGTGAAGTCTTTGACTTTTGGGAATACATCTACAAGCGGCAGGAATTACCAAGAGTTTCCTTGGATGCATCAGTTAATAAGGAATAATtcaacattttctaaaaaagtTCCCACTGACCAAGAAACTGTCCAGCACATAACCATGACATAAAACCATGACTTCTAATTTCTACACTTTGGCTTTCATACAAattaaaaggtgcagtaagcgatgTTGTgtaaagattgttgatatttgaaatcaactgccaaacaaatacacccCATTCAAGGACAGATCACTACGGGCCAGCTGGCACATTCACATGCTGCCTCCCCTCTCCCCCCGACCATCAACTGGCGCTGCCTGTTGCCGATTGGCTGGAACGGTGTTTTGTGGCTCGTGCACTcagttctgtttgttttccatttacacagccagggctgGGTATTAACACCAGGTTTCTTTTCAGCGCACACAGAAAGTAGAGAACTAGGTGACCACGAGGAGATAttcactgaatttgacaaaaaagtgtattggaataacatcacttactataccttttaaaaaaaaaaaaaagaggctgtaaggtgttaattagtgagctttagaggtgctggtaggtggatttcttaacctttggacagagccatgtTAGCCGTTTCTCCATGTTTAGTccttatgctaagctatgctaatgGTCTCCTCGCTGCAGACAGTGGTACTGATCCCATTAAACCCTCGACAAGAAAATcgatttttcaaaatgtctaaAAGGGAACATGACCTCGCAGGGAACGGGAATAGCACAACTTTTACatcaaaaaacataaacaaccTTAATTTGCATGGCAGATGGTGTGCAGGATGCTGTGAGCTGTCAATCCTGGTACAACATTCCACACTTACTTTGGTCTTGGTGCTGATAGGCTGAGATTTGACCTTGTCATCTTTGCTTTTGGAAATTCTCAGGAACTGCTTTAGGTCTCCCTGGTAtgataaaagcaaaaaaagagCGCATTAGATCAGGTAAAATAATTGTAATTCTTCTGGGCGTGTGTTTCTATTTCTGCGTGCTTACCAGGTCATAGTACTCTAGGATCATGTAGTGGGGCTCTGCCTCCCTACACAGGCCCAACAGGCGGACAACGTTGGGGTGGCTGAGCTTGGCGAACATTTCAGCTTCACGGCGGAAGTCGAGCTGGAGCTGTTCATCTCTGGTCTGCAGGCTCTTCACCAACACCACCATCTCCTCCTCGCTCTCCTCGATACCCTTAGCTTTGCAGAGCAGCACCTCACCAAACTCCCCTTTGCCTGAATAAAACATTCACACAGCACAGAGCAAATGGCAGAGCACATGCTCAAAAATCAATGTCGCACATACTGGATTTATTAAGTGAAAGCACTGTTATGTTACAGCTTTAAGATCAAGTCACTTCAGGCATTACATACAAAAGAGAATGGTATAAATCAGTCTACCTAAAGTAGTGATGGTTTGTAGGTTTGCTCGAGGAAAGTGGAGCTTATCGTTGTTGACATGGCTGTGGCGTTTCTCGGTTGTTGCCATGGTACCCATGTTGGTGAGTGCCACCTCTTCCTGGATCTCGGCGGTGGTGTGGCCATTTTGTTGAACAGCCCCTCCTGATGAACACAACACACAGGGTCAAAGGTCATAGACATTGTGCACATCTTAATGGGCATGGGTCAAAGAGGATagttaacaaaaaaacaagttggCATTAACTACGGCACAAAGAGAAATGACACAGATAGACAAATGATTTTGTAGTATGCTAGTATGCTATTTTTGCAGTTAGCAGTTGTGCTGTTCAAAGTAAATCAATCTGTGACTTCTGAATTTCACTACCAAACTATCAAACTTCATAAAGACAAAGCTAAACGTTTTTCCAGAAATGTAATATTTCTTGTGTTCTGAGATGTTTTTCAAAAACTGTTTCACCATCGTCcgcaattacttttttttttttttgcatattgaCTGTTGAGTATACTTCATTGTGTCACTTTATCACAAACAGAGTCTGCCCAGAGTTGTCTACTGTGGAATTAGAACACAGCTACAGTCTCATCAAATTGATTCGAACTTGTGGCATTTTCCATGTTAAATGCAATACCCAAGACAAACACAAGATGGCAGCAAATATCCTAAACCTTTCTACAACACTGAGGACCGTGACATTGAGGGATTTGCAACTACTCAAATTAACTTCCTGGCTGATTTTTTTACAACTGCCTAACCACAAATCGTAAACATTTTTTCCCCACCAAACATTTATACCGTTGAGACACTCCATCTCCGGCTCCTCTCCGTCCTGGCCTTTCTGCAGTCTTTTGTCGTGGCGTCTCTTTTTGCAGTAGAACATGAGTCCCAGCACTACGATGATATAAGCCACGGCTGCTCCCACTGACAGGCCGATGGTTTGGATCATCTTGTAGGGAGCCTTGTCCCCATCTTCGTCAAAGGAATGTATTGGTTTGTCTGTTGGAGACAGGCAGCAACTATGGTCAACTAAAAAGTGCTCGGAAAAAGTACTGGATGTGTTATCTTTAACACATCCAAGTCTTAAATTGACATCACATATTGTGCTACATCTTTCTGCACATTTTGTCCACTTCTTATGATGTGCAAAGTTAAACCCATGCAACAACTGTTAGGAAGCTGTTACTAAACTACTCTACGTTCTACACAAGCAAATGGTAAGCCCTTATCTGTTTTCTAGATTATAGGTACTTGCATTGAACTTTACCACAGTACATAATACTATTTCAGAACAGTCATTCAACAAGTTATTTGGTAACTctttataataatggtacatgaattaCCATTAATTCACACGTGAAAAAGCAGgaattcattcatgtagtacttcatgaactatcagtaatgtacaaggattaatagtatctcatgcatgacttaatgcaggaacaatatgTTAATTAATCCATCAATTAGTTATAattaaataatcatgatttctgatttattaatgatgttcatgtcttcttcattgGTAAATCTGCAGTTAGAGTGACGTGAAGTTAAAAAACTGAATTGCAGTGTTGTAATCATGATTAAGTAAACATTACTTCTTCGTTACCTCATCATGTTTGTGGCCAattcaaataaagtgctgacctagtccatcttttattttttatttttttttaaagataattttctggcattttaggcctttatttgagagGACAGCttagagaggaggggagaaagagggggaatgacatgcagaaaaGGGCCGCGGGTCAGAATTGagcctgcagctgctgcagtgaggactgagcctctgtacatggggcgcacgctctaccaggtgtgctacccaggcgccccaacCTGGTCCATCTTTAACGTTGATAAATCACATATGATTAATGGTAGcataaaattaaatgtattcaaaattAAAGGAGTGGGTTTGCAAAATGATACCAAGGTCACTaaatttacacaaaacacagTATACTGCAGATGCATTTTAAGAGTTGCTTTTATTCAACATAAGACACTTAAACAGTATGGCCTGAGAACAATGCTCACCTAAGTAGGATATTtatgaattttactttttactaactTCTAATTGTctgtactagggctgcacaatatgaggaacatatctaattgtgattatttttgactgatactGCGAtttgattcacgatattggagggaatgatcatttttgtcttattattctcattttcactgaaaaatattaaaatgaaaatgattatggtgtgatttttgcgaggatctgtaccaaacaaagatttatttttttatttaattttttttatgataattttttgggggggcttttccctttattcgatagtgacagtggatagacaggaaaggggggagagagaggggatgatacgcagcaaagggctgcaggttggattCAAACCTGGGCTGCTGCAAAgaactcagcctacatggggcgcacgctcttactgggtgagctagaggccgccccacaAAGATTtctttctttagtctgtaggataggatttgtaggctggttggacacatattttgcctttaacaaatattgcacccccctgcgatttggatattgcactagtccatattgcgatttggataaaattgcgattaattgtgcagccctagtctgtactatgtttttatttgaggGATCACAAAGATGACTgctgcagggtttttcctggctcagaatgggtcttttgggggtggggtggggtgggggggtgtgtgtgtgtgtgtggggggggggggtgtgtgtgtgaccacgCCCGGCAGTATGCATGATCAGTCCGCGTACAGTAGAGGCAATaagtctgtgttaccttatttgacagaaatctatgcatgtgcctgttatttctgacaatttgataaatgCTTTAGTAAATAAAACCCCTATTAACacaactggttaaaaaaaataatattaatatttaaatacatttatttaattaatgtatttaaataaatcaccgggagagtccggtacagcctgaatctagagataaaactgagattagctctcatattcaagtttatgttctgcgGTGTTTAAGAAATGGTTGTTTCTTAAACACATTTGGAGAGGATctgaattgctatttttattctcaatgcTTGTCAatttggtgctggtgattttcctttagggctggctaaaacctttttttttttggggggggggcgccaaaaattcctctatgcaggaaaaaccctggagatactattaatccttgtacattactgagagttcatgaagtactacatgaaggaattcatgctttttcatgcacaaagtcatgcatgaattcatgtaccataattataaagtgttaccagttgTGTTTCTGAGTTGCCCTGTTACCGTGGTTACCAGTCTGGCTTTGTTGGGCAGTGCTATCACGTTGACCCTGACTAGCTACggcaaacatttttaaattcaattgtCTCCCACTTTGAACTAATCCGGAATACCATCCTGCTACTTTGGGCGAAGATGAGTTGATATGAGACACTAATGGATGTGTGTGACTGTAATTTTCAGCACACAAGGAGCCACAGAGTGtgaagcattattagatctaaCGTCTGCCCAATCCCATCACCCCAGTGACAGCCGTGGCGTCAGAGATGTGGCTGTGATTATTAACTTGTCGAGATGGAtgacagacagagggtgaagGCTTAATTAAGGCCTTCATCCTTTACTTGTGATCGTGGCTTACGCCCCATGTGTGCACCTTTGTTTCTGATAAAGGACGCTTGCGTATATATGTTTGTGTACGCACGTGTGCATGTGCGTTAAACTCACCCACTACATACAGCTGAGCCACACGGTCTTTGATGCTGCAACTGTTTCCGGCCACACATGTGTATCTGCCCGTGTCATCTGTAGTAACATCTGTAATCACCAAGGAGCCATTGGGCATCTTCTGGAACCTGGAAGAAAGAAGGGACCGAACAGATAAAGGTGGAGGTCTTTCACAACAAAAACCAGTACACATACAGTTATTCTTATCCtatccaggtttttttttttcctctctctctctctctctctctctctctctctctctctctctctctctctctctcgtctcaaGCTGAATTCAGCAAACCCTCCTAACTGCACAAACGTGTCATAAATTGTTTGTTTCAACCTGTTCATGAGCAGGTTGCTGTGTGTGAGATTTGATAATTAGCATAATCAACACCCCTAAAATTGCTACATAAGGCTGCCGGTTCCGCTCCGTTTGTAGAAAAgtttcattcacaaaaatgttACTCAAGTGTTAAGAGAAGAACTTCATACCGCTGAGCTTTTGGAAATTAAAAGACGAAAACAGAACACACTTAGCACTGTCAGTCCTGTAATTTGAGTACTCCAAACTATTGGAAAATGTTAAtaattaaagaaataaagaggGAATGGTTTGATATTGCGTTAGATACTGAAAAATGCATAATCGAAAAATTCCCTTAAATCACTCTTATGTGCCACTTCAGAACAAATCTGTTAGTACGAGACATTCTTTAATGAGGCCCATTGTATTCAGGTGTATAATACTATATTAGCACAAGCTAAATCTATAATGAATGCACAGACACGATACAACTGCAATCATTCCCATTTGGAACCTGTAATCACATATTTTAATCCTAATCCAAGATGGTTAAGCTGTCTAAAAGATCAAAATGACACACAAGTGTCTCATTTACCTCCTGTTCTTACTGATGTCCAGCGCCTTGTCTTTGATCATCCAGTGGATGTGAGGCTCGGGGTCGCCGGTGGCCTGACAGTGCAGGATGGCTGTGTGTCCTTGGTACACCGTTGTATTCTCTGGTTCCACCTTAAAGCGAatgtacactacacacacacacacacacacacacatattaataCACCACAACTGGGCCACAACATTTCCTTTACAGACTGTGGTGACTATGGTTAACATCTCAGTTACACtctacaacacaaatgcaattcATTACTGGGCAATAAAAAGCCCACCAAGCACACAATAAATGCTGCTGTGTTTGCCACTTGATGAGAATGATCAACGACTCAGATGTACTGAGACCACAACTACGTGGTCTCAGTACATTTGCCCCAATGTCGGACTGATGACTAGTATGGCAGTGTGGCTCTTTCTAACATAATTCCCTGCTTTTAGGATGATGAGTGAGCAGTTTACCGGCCACTATGAGGGCTACCAGGGCTCTGATCTCCCCCTGGAGGCTGTTGGAGGCGATGCAGGTGTAGTTGTTGGCGTCGCTGCGGGTGACTTTGCTGAAGTGGAGCTGGCCGTTCTTCTGCTCCACCCGAGGCGGCAGCTCTCCTCCGTCTGcagggggagacagagacacacacagggacagcgGGGGTTAGGTGGGCTGAGTCTGGAGCTGCATGTGGAATTCAAGTGGTTAAATCGACTCAATCATGGCAAACGGCGATGAATGGGGGAAATGATCCGTGATGATGAACCGTCCTCACACAGTTTTTTGCAGATTCTGCGCATGTTTCTACACATTCTTGTGGAAAAGGCATTTGTCAGCGTTagcataaaataaatgaatgataatgctGCATTTTGGATGAGGTGTTTCTTTAAGAAAGTGTTAAACAGTCATTCCTTATTTGACTTAAGCTATTGTGAGCTAAGATTAAGCCAGCGGTGTGCACACCTGCTTTGGTCCAGCGGATGGTTGGACTCTCTCTGCCTTTAGCTGAGCACTGGATGGTGATCTCGTTATCCAGCTCCAGGCACTGAGAAGGCTGGGGGGTCGGGGTGAACTTCAGCTTCTCTGAAACACAAGtcaaaacaccacacacacattacacatgtgGTAAACacggaggagaggggaggggttGGGGTATAAGCAGATTAGCTGACGGAAATCATGTTCGGACACATTCAGGGAAATGCACAAATGTGCACACAGATCTGACGGGTATAAAAACTGAAGTTTATCAGAGGCTGAGATCATATAAACAGAGAGATTGGCCAGACAAAACAGCGACATGTCAGGCCATCTATCACAGTAATCCTATAGCAGCAGAGCTACGCTGATAGGAATTTATCATGGATATATTGTGTTAAAATGGAGGCTAGAACAAAGCCGTGCATGAGGCATATTTTACACCTCTGTGGGTGTCCTGCAGGACgcccagagacacaacatggaCATGTTCTTTCTATTTTAGGAAccgcacacattcacactcacaaGCCCACAGGCATGACCGCATTTGCTTTAGATTTACTCTCGACGCTGTATTACTCATTATACCCTGGATATGATTTCACTCATTACACATCATCTTTCAGTCGCTCTGGGGAATAACTTCAAATATTTGCTCAGTATACACTCAAAGTATaatctactgtatatactgaTCAACTGTGTGATTCTCTCACAGCTTACCAAGCACACTAACTCGAGCTTGCCCAGACAGTCGGCCGCCTACGGTCTTGGTTTCACAGCCGTACATCTGGCTGTCGTACACCTCCACATTGTTGATCCTGAGGGTGCCGTTAGGGAATATCTTAAAACGAGAGTCCtagagaaaaaggaaagagaaagatcttttaaatttaaatgttcATCTGCTAGATAGAATGCATGTCAGAAAAAGACCCTAataactgtgtatgtgtgtgttgtgttgggtAACTGACCTCTGGCGTGATCATGATGTTGTTGCGGAGCCAGGTGACCTCAGGTTCAGGGTTGGCCTGAGCGTGACAGTGAAGGTAACCTGGTTTACCCTCCTCTAGGTGGCTGTCCTGAGGCCTCGTCACCCACACTGGGGCGGCTGtggacacgcacgcacatacattATTATACaagcacagacattttacacTTACTCATACAGTAGATACATAATAGCTCTTCAGCTACATGGCAGTCCCTTGAAGAAATACTAAAAAGTGTTAATGAGCTTGGTCCATTGGTCAGTCTAAACACTGGGACCATCTGGGACATTAATAATCCCAGATGGTCCCAGTGTTCCCAGCATGCtcctgacattaaagaacaagacttactgtcacatatactgtatgttgcacCTCAATGGCTTGCTTATTCTGTTTCAGTTTACAATCACTGGGGGGGAAACTTATTGTTACTACTTTTGGGGTTGctacaaaaaactaaaattcaACAAATTATGGTATTTTAGTTAGTTGACTCATAAGagacagattttaaaaaaaaatagccaaaaTTGAAGGTGCAGAGGCCGAGATATCCTAACTTGCTTTTATCTCTGGTAAGGGTAAAGCTCCAAACATTGGAACTGGAtgctacatttcccataatgtatTGTGAAAACATCTTCTTTCAAACCCTGGTTTGTCTAGTTTATAATGCAGGCTTTCTGGAAAATAAATGAGGTCTCAAGCCCAAGCTGAGGGtttctattttctttccagGAGTTGTACTCCTTGTGACGTAAACCAAACTTAATATGTAAAATTGCTGAAGTGTCCCTTTGAAGCTGTCTGCGACTGACTCACTGGCAACGGTGAAGGTGACCTCCTGTGTCTTGCGTCCTGCCCTGTTCTGGGCCACGCAGGTGTAGGTGTCCGAGTCTCCTTCCTCTGTGGGACTGAAGACCAGATCCAGGCCATCCTGGTACACTCTGCCCTCCGTGGGCACCCGCTGACCTCCTCTCTCCCACCAGACCTCGGGCTCAGGTCTGCCGCGTGGGGGACGACAGGCCACCCGCTGCAGGGTGTCTGATGTGAAAACCTTCGACATCTTGGGCACCATGTCGTCTATCTCTGTGGTGGAAAGCACAGAGAGTGGGAGAAATTTTTAGCATGAAGTAGCAATTTGAATGCTGAAATTGATTTCAATTCACACACGGCTCCTGATAATCATTATTCTGGCTTCAAAGCCAGCGGAGCATTACTGATTTAGAATTTCATGAGAAGCCCCGAACAGTCCTAATTCCAACGCACAGTTCTGTTAGCACATTTCCTGTCTGGTTAGGAAAAGTCCTCTGATTTGTAGCGCAGGTCACAGTAATTAGAGAACAAAGCGCACAGTAGGCGAACTGAGTATATAGGTTGTATGGGAATTAACTAGGGCCTGTGTGAGGTGGGTCATATCAAAACTGGCAGCCCCTACACAGAAAGTGGAATTTGATCTGCGTTACAAAGACTCACAAGACCTCCCACTACTGAGTGGTTTAAAACTGTGTGTCCCAAATGGAAGTCATTAATACTTAATTGGCCGACAGCACTCTTAAAGCTGGTCAGTGGCTGCGACCTTCTATGAGTCTAAGATCTAAATCAATTAATGAGAACGgaagaaaacacacatttctcagCAGATGAAAGGGAAGTTGAGCTGGGAGAGGGGCTGGTGGAGGCCAGTGAAATGAATGAGGTGGAGCTATGATGGAGTGACTGTTTAAACTTGTCCCTAAATACTGAATTCTACTGTGACACAATCCCCTATAATGCCTGCATGGATTACCATCAGATTAAGTGAATTAAGGTATTTAAATGGAGCTGTGGTTCACTGGGTTAAAACTGCGGATACAGTCGTACCTCGTTAATCCAAAACCCTTGGGGAAAAGGGGCTGATCAAGGGGAATAAAGTGTTCGGGACTCTGAAACGCATACAGTAGAAATTCCAGCCCTGAGCTTATACAAAGTATTTGACTTGCATGCACTTGCATTTCAAAATGCTGGCTGATTAGTAAAATGAGATGATACTACAGATTGTTCCTGCTTTAAGCTCAAGCAGCCTTTTAAAATGGTGTTTTAAGGGGTTCTCATTGGATTCATGATGAGCAGGTGCTGTTACGTGCAATATTAAAGCAACTTCGATGTGTCTACACTTGtatattacattgttttccCTGCCTGTATGAGAACCTTACCTTTATGCACAACCACATTGTTAtatttgtcatagttctgatgttttgttttcagtttAAAGTGGTTTAACACACCTATCCATTTGGAAGAAGCCATTTCTGAAAATCACAGGGGGGCAGGTCTAATGACATTTCACAAGCTCATAATTACACTGCTTGTTAGCCAGTTTGAGTCATACTGGTTTGTTATCTTGTTACTTTTGCCATTTGTTCAGCCAGGTGCTGTTACAATTTGGAGAAAGCGTGTTGAGCTAAACAAGTTTGGCAGGAAATAATATGGAGGGGAAGCAGGAAAATGCTCCAGTGCCACGTGTGTGTAGTGGATACAGCTGGGCCGGATGTCAATAAGGGAATGGAGAGATCTGGCTCTAAGTGAAAGAGCAAGAAGAAGAATAAAGGGGAAAGCAGAATTAGATGGAGGGCAGGATAATATGTAACCCAAATGCCCCCCTCTCACTCTCAGATTACAGAATCACAGGTGTTTCTCTCTCACCAGTACAACaactgcaagtgtgtgtgtgtgtgtgtgtgtgtgtgtgtgtgtgtgtgtgtgtgtgtgtgtgtgtgtgtgtgtgtgtgcgtgcgtgcgtgcgtgtgtaccAGCTATGAGGAGGGAGGCCTCCAGTGTAACATGGGACCC from Sander lucioperca isolate FBNREF2018 chromosome 15, SLUC_FBN_1.2, whole genome shotgun sequence includes the following:
- the ptk7b gene encoding inactive tyrosine-protein kinase 7, whose translation is MDLPGQSETRRREGRRNPAVINRRKPPVDKLYAVGIFFLQVLSIQAAAIQFTKEPKSQDALHGRSAMLRCEVSDPADISYGWLHNGQPLENSERRFQEGSNLKFTAVDRQLDAGNFECVAQNTVTGEALHSYNASFNIKWLESGGVTLKEPASEGEIESSAPVTLRCHIDGHPRPTCQWFKDGVKLTEKSHQINNKERTLTFNSASPDDNGLYYCCAKNAAGHVCSNSNFTLNIIDKSFPRPVVTPEDQVVLRNEEAAFHCQFTAEPAPTLEWYHENELLANKSRLILLSNGTLLITQVKPRNTGTYKCVGRGLRGSHVTLEASLLIAEIDDMVPKMSKVFTSDTLQRVACRPPRGRPEPEVWWERGGQRVPTEGRVYQDGLDLVFSPTEEGDSDTYTCVAQNRAGRKTQEVTFTVATAPVWVTRPQDSHLEEGKPGYLHCHAQANPEPEVTWLRNNIMITPEDSRFKIFPNGTLRINNVEVYDSQMYGCETKTVGGRLSGQARVSVLEKLKFTPTPQPSQCLELDNEITIQCSAKGRESPTIRWTKADGGELPPRVEQKNGQLHFSKVTRSDANNYTCIASNSLQGEIRALVALIVAVYIRFKVEPENTTVYQGHTAILHCQATGDPEPHIHWMIKDKALDISKNRRFQKMPNGSLVITDVTTDDTGRYTCVAGNSCSIKDRVAQLYVVDKPIHSFDEDGDKAPYKMIQTIGLSVGAAVAYIIVVLGLMFYCKKRRHDKRLQKGQDGEEPEMECLNGGAVQQNGHTTAEIQEEVALTNMGTMATTEKRHSHVNNDKLHFPRANLQTITTLGKGEFGEVLLCKAKGIEESEEEMVVLVKSLQTRDEQLQLDFRREAEMFAKLSHPNVVRLLGLCREAEPHYMILEYYDLGDLKQFLRISKSKDDKVKSQPISTKTKVSICAQVAHGMEHLSNHRFVHKDLAARNCLINSQRRIKVSSLSLSKDVYNSEYYHYRQAWIPLRWLPAESVFEDDQSTKSDVWAFGVLMWEVFSHGEMPYTKLSDDEVLEGLQTGKLKLPVPDGCPSKIYKLMVRCWALSLKERPSFTEIVHALGELPSDSKV